A stretch of DNA from Rhizoctonia solani chromosome 9, complete sequence:
GTTGTCATGTTGAAAGAGAACACTGCGTTTTGAGAGGTGGTAGTTGGCAAGGGTCCCAAGAAGTTCCTCTTCAAGTATCTGGGTGTATACGCAAGCCGTCATGTGGCCCTCAATGAGATGAAGACGCCCGGGACCATTCCGGGTGATGCACCCCCATACCATCACACTTCCCCCGCCGTGTTTGACCATTTTTTGAGTGTAATGGGGGTTGTACTCTTGCCCTTGACGTCTCCAAACATAACAGCGGCCGTCTGACCCAAAAAGGTTGAATTTTGATTCATCAGAGAATATGACCCGGCGCCAATCACGTTCCAACCAGGCTGCATGGTCTGTAGCCCATGCCAAACGGCCCCGTTGGTGACAAGAATTGAGGAAGGGGACACGACGGCAAGCATAAGCATAAATACCAAGTTTGCGGAGGCAATGCTGGACTGTATCGGCGGAAACTTCTGGGAAATATTCCCGTTGGATCTTTGCCACGCTTGACCCCCAAGTGCAAGCCATCTGAAGCATGGCAAATTGCACATCTGCATGCTTCAAAACGCGTGGGCAACCAGCCTTGGAGTTACTTGAGTAGAAACTACGCATTTTACAATAACGCTTGCAGATGCGGCTGATTGTTGAGGGGTGAATACAGATATTGTGAAGCTGGAGGAATTGATGGGCAATTTTGTAAATAGAAGCCCCATTCTCACAAAGAGCAACAATTTGGGCTCGAGTTTTGGGCAAGAGGTGAGGGGCCATCAGAAGAGAAGTAGATAATAAAAAAATCCCAAGGAATTTAGGTGTTTGCAAGGAGCAAACGTGGATGTTGTTGGGGGGTCGCGTGTTTTGCTTGGTAATCAGCAAAATAAATGCAACACCTTAGAAATTGTATTGCCCATATCTTAATAGAATAGCGGTAGAAGTGCTTCAAAATATATAACGAGCTGCGATACTACTATACGGACAACTTTTATTATTGGACCTAAGCACAAAACCCGCAAAGTCGTGCGTCGCGGCCATTGCAAGTGCGTGAGGTCACGTGTTGCAATATTTTTGCGAGCTAGTGTACTTGGATTTTATGAACAACTGATATCCTTGACGCTCACAATTCCACGAGCACATTTTGCGTGTTCCGAATTGTACGGAGCTTACGCTCATGGATACCGAGTAACGTCAGCCGTGATTGCTAATTGCTACAAAATAATACTTCCACATAGACCCAAATAAGCCTCTGTTTACCCTAGTTTGACTCTTTTAGACTTCGATCGTTCCTATGTACCACTTATACCCCTGGATATCCCCAGCGTTGTCCGAGATATTTGGAGGACAATAGCAAGAAGCTTCACAAAGGGAAAACTCCTGGTCTTCTCATCACCAACCGTTTCGAGCCTGTTATTGAAAGCATGGTTATATGCGCCTGGGGTCGAAGTTGAACTGATTGACGTTTATTGTGAGATACATGGGAATATCAGAGTAATGCTCAGGGAAGGATGAGCGAAGAATGGAGTTTACCCTCAGCAGAATGGCTGGTATACAACAGTGAGAAACCAACGGGTAAATGATTTACTGGTTCGAAACGGTGGATTATGACTGCATCGCTTCGCTACCAATGTAATGATATCACTCTGCCTGAGAAGATAGGAAACAATAGTTGGATTCATGATAGCTATACGAGTATTGATACAGTAAACTACAGGCCGCGAAACACCCAGACCAGTGGCTGCCAAGCTAGCGCAAAAAACAAACGAAAAACATGAAACCATAGTGAACAAAGTACAACCGAAAGATGGTATCGAGTCCAGTGACATTATCAGGGATACGTGGCAGTCGTGATCAGAACGAAACAAAAAAAACAATCACATCCATCGCTCCTCTGCGCGCGGTCGCCGGCTCCTGCTACCCTGGCTGGAGGCTCCCACGCTGAGCCCTGTCTCGAAAGAATGTACCATCGCCGCATATTGTTCGTCGGTGACTCGCACTGATGTCCGCGAACGAGGCTGTGATTGAGATACGTTTTTGGAAGCCGAGGCGTCCAGTTCAAAGGCTCCAGAGCGGCGCCAGCTTCTTCGATCGGCAGCAGGGCTTGTATCGCCGGGCGCGGATTTGGATACCCGGGCCAGGGCGCGTTCAAGGGCATCAGCCTGACGCACCCACAAAGGCTCGTAGTGCTTCAGCAACCAAGGTCCATCGGATCGCAGGATGTCGATTTCCGTGAGGTGCGGGTGGAGCAACAACGAAATAGGAGTTGGCGCTACGCATGAACCAATGGCCTCACCCGTGTACGCCACATCATCGTCATCTTCCGATACCCAATCGGAGGCGCCACCCATCGCGCCACGTCGCTTGAGAGTCCGGATCGCCTCGTCGAGTTGCCTAAGCACATCCGCGTTTGCACCCTTGTACCCCTGTCCCACGATGTAGTACGCGCTGCGGATCTCATGCAATTTTCGACCCTTGGTCGAACGCACCTCCGACGCAAATAGTCGGCGGATGAGCGCGAGGATTTCCAAGCAGAAGACGTTAGGGTTTGCCGAAGATACAAGAATCAAAGTTCCACCGGGGGCGAGCATAGTAAGAGCCATGCGAAGCTGGGAGAACGCAAGAAGTGGACGTGCTGCTCGCTCCACGGGTTGTCCCTGCCGTGTGCGATCGTTGCAAAGAATAGCACCCGCGATAACTACGTCGCACAAGTTGTTCCCCGGTCGATTCATGTGAGAACGGCCGGCTTGGCGGGATGGGGAATCTGGAGGGGTAATGGGGAGCTCTGCATCGGGTAGAATTCGAGCGGCCAGATCGCCAGGGGTAGAAGTCAGATCGGCAAAGTACACGGGGAATCGTTGCTGCATTCCATTCGTCCAGCCCTGGTAGGTCATAGTGTACCCATCAGGATGGGTAACGCCGACGCCAGTGCATTGAGGAAATGTCGTCAAGAGATATTGAGCGAAGCCGCCAGGGGCGCATCCAAGGTCGGCAAATCGCCTCACAAATCTTGCCGCGCCGGTCGTAGGATTGGGGACAAGTAAGCATTCGGGGCCACCAAGATCTTCGACCATATCACTGAAAGCTGTGTAGAACTGGTCGCGAAACATGGGTGCCAAATTCTGGTCGTCATTTCGAGAGCGTTCTCGGTTTTGGGCGAATTTTTGGTTCACAGCATCGTTGTCACCGTAGCGGCGTTTCATCTGCCGACACCGCTGAAATGCCGAAGAATTGGTGTAAAAATAGTGCAGGGCAGGTCCCATCGTGCGTGTGTCCTCGAATTCGCCCTGTGGAAGCCGGCTACGATCGGGAGTGGGTGATGCCAAGTACCGGGACGAGCCATCTTCTTGACTCGCACGTAGATGAGGAGGAGTATAAGCAGGCATTGTTAATTGTAAGTCGAGGCGATAGTGGCCCAAGCAAACAAGCTAAGACACGAAAAGCCGGGGACGTTAGGCAATAATCAAGTGCCTTGCATCCCTCTATATACCCGAGGCCCAAGTGGTGGGGTAGACTTCCTAAGCATTGAATGATTGAATCATTCCAAAACAGTCTGTCCAGATCCCAATATTTAGGTGGTTCGATCGGTTTCCCTATGTCCAACGGAGTCTAATTGAAACAGAAGTCAATGTCGACCTCTCATCCCGACCAAAGATGCGGAAGAGACAATGAAGTCCTTGAGTAGTCACGTGCACACTTCATCCTTCCTTTGTCCTTTGTTGACACCAATTTCTCGTCCGCATCAGGCATGCTTGGGGGGTCGAGCCAGACGTATACATGTGATCCTTCCAAGTTTGCGAATAAAGCTAACGCCAATTGCCGCGTGGTGGCTAAGGCTCGTTGGCTCCAATCTCGGCTGTACCGACGTCGGGGCTTGTGGATACATGCTCCGGTGTCCATGCTTTCCCGGAATTGAGTGGGCTCAGTAATCCTGCAAGGTCCTCTGTGATGCCGTGATCTTAGTGGAGCCAAACATTCGCACCTCTCCTGCCTAGAATGGCTGATGAGATTGCCACTAGGATACGAATCTGGATCTTTGACAGCCTTTTCCTTGCCAAACAAATAAATTTATGTTATCAGGTTATGAATCAGTTCAAATAGAACAGAGTTGGGCGGGGCTGTACGTCGCAGAAAACCGTACATGGGCGATATGCGATAATGTGATTCAAACAAGACATACTATTCATTTGGAGACTGATCCTCCTGAGCTATCTGTGCTTCCTTCCTCTTTCGCGCCCAATCTTTGGCGCGAGCACGCCGCTCTGCTTTCAGTTTCTCCGTCTTGTCGTCCTCAGATGATAAGCTGGTGTCCTGTATCGCGTGGGCGGAATGTTGGGCAGGTTCCTCTTCATCTTCCGACTTCTGTCCGCTGTCGCTGTCACTCGCATATGCGGACAGTCCGTTCATAATGGATTGTTTGGGCTCTGCATTCATAGACGACTCTTGCCCTTGTCGCATCCGCGCCCATACCTTCTTCCACCGCCCACGCAAGAACGCGAAACGTGGGTCCGCTCCATGGTTAGCGAGGATTCTCATTTCAAGCTGCGTTGGATTCGGAGATGCTCGGATATGGGTTGCAGTTCGACGCATCAAGTTGGCTTGGACGTCGTCAGGCTGACCAATATTGTCTAGTTTCAATTTGAGCTGTGTATGCATCCATTAACGTACCTCTTCATCGCTTCCGCCCCACGACGCTTCGGGAGGCTCTGTTCCCCAACCGTTTGCTTCGTCTTCCTCAGCCAGGGCGCGTAATCTATCTTGCCTCCCCTTTTCCAGCATCTTACGCCGCTTGTCATGACGGTACTCGTTGACTTCTTTAGGGGTAAGGAAAAATGTATCCTCCGAGTCTGATGGAAGATCATCCCAACCCACATTCGCCAGGGGGTCATTCAAAGTGTGTGGCGAGGCCCTCAATTCTCCTGGGGTGGCAACAATTCGCTCAGATGGCTCTAGAAGCAAACGAACGTCGAACCTGTAGTTTGTATAATTAGTATCTCCTGTTATCTTCAGTTTCGCTCGTATGAAATGAGGGAGCCGAACCATTGCAATTGATCTTAGATCCTTCCAAACGAGCGATGCACGTTCCATTTTAACGGGCTTATGCCCTTGTTAATCACCGCCGAGGGACTCACAACATACCTATCGACCCAAATACCGCTGTCACCCCACTGGATGAGACCCCCTCTATTGCCACCTTCACTTTGGCTTTCAAGCTGTTGTGCTAGGTTTGGTCTGTTTCCTATCAGTTCAGCCTCGTAGGCCTGTATTCGCAAGGGCCTAGCGTGTAGGGGTAACTCAGACGGAGAAGGGCTAGTAAAGCGTAGGCTTTGGCGTTGAGGTGAGGAACGCGAACTTCGTTTTCTCTTGTTCCCAGACATAACCACACTTGTCCCAAATTCAGACAATTGCGATAGTTGACGCGAAGTTGCCCAGAGCTCACGTGACACATTTTCAGGCCTGGCCGCCGACAAATGTGAATACCATTCAACCCCAGCCAGATTGATTATTTTTCGAAAAATGCGTACTTTTCAACATTTGGTCTCTACCTCTTACTTGTTCCTGCTTGCTTTGTGCACGGTCGAGCCCTTTTCTCCAGACTCTGAAGCGCTCTTCTCATCTGGCAATTCCCGAAACGAACTCTGGCATAATGAAACTGAGACATCATCATTGATCAATCAGTGAGTTTGTTCGTGCGAATTACTTTATCCTATGTTTCAACTCAATATAGATGGCCTGATGCACGAATACATCGGTTCCTTGCCTTACGGGGGAGTTGGGAAGAATCACGCATGAACGCAGAACTGTAAGAGAGTCAAAAAAAATGAAATTTCCCGACTGACTAGAATGGCATAGTCCAAGAAATGAGCTCGTCAATATGGCAGAGAAAGACCTCCTCAGACCTATCATCACATCCCCAACGTCACCAGATTTGGCCTTGTTTACCGAGAGCCAGTGCTCTCAGCTAACCGTCGACCAAATCGTACACTGGGCGGCCCGACATTCCGGCTACCGAGTCAACTCTCATGGAGCAAACGTATTTGACGCACCCCCGACGCTAGTACGAAGCAAGGAAAAGCGAATTGCAGCTGTTAAACTATGCGAGAAACTATACCGAGAACGGGTATACGGGGACAAAATGCTCCCGCAACGGGATTTATCGGAGCTTAATGGGAACAATCAAGTTTACGTGGGGCCGGAGGAAACTGATATTGCCGCACAGCGCCTATTTTCTGCCCAGATCGCAGAGGCCGAAGCGGCACCTCATATATTTGAACCCGACATTAACCCCGCACTAGACAGAGCAGCTAAACACTCTATTCATGATCTTCGAGCTTTGCTCGACGTATTTGGCGTTCAATGGGACGATGGAGAAACGCATGAAATCCTCACTGAGAGAGCAAAAGCCCATACTCGGTTATGGATTGGACAAGTATAAACTCTGTATTTGTATTACATAATTAATTGAATGAATGAATGTGCTCAGATAATCAACAGCGAAGTCGCTGCTTTGGAAGTCGTGGTGGCGCCTGGGAGGTGTAGACGGAAGGCGATGGCCGAATGCCGCTACAAGGACCTGAACTTAGCCATCAGCTGTCACTTTAGACTCCGGGCACGATAGTTGACAGGGGCTGAACATTACTCAACGTACTCTCCACTATGTCGACAACGTATGCAGTAGTTTCAGGGACCTTGGTCCTGACTTTTTTCGCGTATATGTGGCAAAAACAGCGACCAAAACCTTCCAAAGTGCCCCTGCCCCCATCTCTTCCCTCTGAATGGCTGATTGGACACTTGCGATCGATGCCACCGGGCAGCGACCACACATATTTTGCGAAGCTTGGAAAGGATCTTGGCAGTAGGTGTCGTAGCTTGAGATAGTCAATATATCTAATAAAAGGCCTTCCTAGGTGATATCATTTCCTTTACTATAATGGGACAGACTACAGTTGTTCTAAACTCTGCAGCCGCCGCAAACGACTTATTGGAGAAGCGATCATTGATATACTCGGATAGGCCAAGTATCATGTTCATCACTGACGAATGGCTGTGAGTAGACCCTCATCAATGCTCCCTTAATCAATTGGGCTTAATGCCGAGTGTAATTCAGTGTCGACTGGAGACATGCTGTTAGCATGTGTCCATACGGGCCGCGCCACCGCACCTACAGAAAAATGATGAATAAATTTATTTCAAAATCAGCGGCGACAGCCTATCACCTGTATCAAGAAGCTGAGATGCGCGCGTTCCTGAAAAGACTACTGGTGTCTACCGAAAGACTGGAGGATGATTTTCGACAGTACGTGCCTTATCTTGTTAAATAAACACAAATTATTCTAACCGCGCCAACAATCAGAGTCTCGGGAGCGATTATCATGCGTGCTACGTATGGTTATCGTGTTCGAAGTGCTGACAATCATTTTGTGACCCTAGCGGCTACGACAAACGCAAATCTCATGCGGGCGGGTTTGCAGTCGAGTAAGTTACATATCCGGGATATCAGAGCTGTCATTATCCACTCATCTCATCGCACATAGATTCAATCGTAAATGTTATCCCGATATTAAAGTACCTACCCCCATGGTTCCCTGGAGCACAGTGGAAGCGCGATGCCCTTGAGTGGCGAGGTCAAAAGGATATAATGATCAACGAAACTTTTAATTGGACGAAACGCCAAGTGGTAAGTCGAGCTGCACGACTAGTCCGTTATGGTTCATTGTTGAGCTCGAACATCTAGCGAGAAGGGAGAGCCGACTCATCGATAGTACAAACACTACTGGAGGATATTCCAGAGAGTGGAATGAGTGTAGAAGACGCAGAGGATCACATCAAGCATATAGCTGGGACTATGTTTCCTGGTGAGATTTGCCATTCGGTTGCACTTCGCACCAGCCTATTAAATCTACCTTTCTCTGCGACTTAGCCGGATCTGAAACTGTATGTACTTTGGATTCCCAAGTGACACTCTAACACTGGAAACTCTCAGACCGTTGCCTCGTTCATGATTTTCATATTGGCAATGACATTGTATCCTGAGGTTCAGCAAAAGggccaagaagagatcgaCCGCGTTATTGGAACTGACCGTTTGCCTACTATGAAGGATCAAGATTCACTTCCCTATGTTAATGCTATCATAGAAGAGATCATACGTTGGCAGCCAGTCACCCCTCTCGGTATGTTATCAGTAcagtgcatatatgcgaagGAATTAACAGAAAATTACTGTAGGAATGCCACATCGAACCGTTCAAGACGATATATACAAGGGTTATCTAATTCCAAAGGGGGCGACTGTGTAGGTGCTTAAACTTGGAAATGATGTATTACTAAAAATAGCTCGATTCCAGTCTTGGAAACGTCTGGTCCGTCTGCTTGTAGATATTTGCATGGATTAGGCCTAAGTTGTATTATTATAGGGCTATTACAAGAGATCCGGAAGTTTATCCCGATCCCGAATCTTTCAACCCCGACAGGTTTTACCAGAAAGCAACTTCGCCCGCTCCAGGCTTCGGATGGGGACGCAGGTAAGTATTTCATGTTCTCAATTGGCGGACCAAGCTGTATTCGCCGACCTAGGATATGCCCTGGTCAATACATCGCAGAAGCTTCGCTCTTTATTGCAGTCGCCTCAATGCTGGCTGCCTTCACCATTAAGAAAGCCCGGGACGAAAATGGGAGGGAGATAACACCGACAACCAAGGCAAAGGAAAGTTCATTAGTATAGTAAGTCTCTACCTTATCGTATGTTGTATGTTCCAACTTAGAAACATACTTCAGTCACCCTGCCCCGTTCAAGTGTGATATCCAGCCCCGTTCGGCACATTACAGCGCTCTTGTATCCGCCCTTCCAGTCTGAATGGTTGTAAAAGTGCAGTGAATCCTGTCGAGGTTATCTTGTAAGCTGATTAGACTCAAATATATACCTTTTTGGATCCAACTTTGGCATCGGCCACTAGTAAGCACAACTAGGGGTTATTTAATTAATTGGTTGTGTGGCAAAGGTGTTAAAAGCATCTGTTTGTACGAAGCTTTGGGATATGGTATAGTGGGACGCATACGGAACAGCTCAATAGAGAAGGTAGGCAGCGTGGACGTAGACGGGAGGCAGGAGCAAAGAAAGAAAATATTATGTGCAGGCTAAGACTAGCTGATTCGAGAGAGTTATATGAGCCATGGGTAAGTGGGTTTATACTAGAGGCAAGAAGAAAGGAAGAGAGAGAAAGGCAAAGCAGGGGGAGGCAGGGGGGCTATCTGACAAAGTTTTCAAAATGGCCAGTGATTTTGGTAGAATTGAAGAGAGTCAACGTGCAGGTATGGAGGAATGGGAGATTCAGACGGAGTGCGTCCGGGCAGAGATTTGTACCTTATATCAGGAACGTGTGATAAGATGcggccccagtcatgtttcgTCAAGCTCGATTTACTGAGTAAAAGATCCTTGAATTATATTTGCGAGGACGTAATAGGTTGATCTTTCAAAGACAAGGGCTCGGCAGTATGTAAATTATGAGTAAACTATAATCTGACCGCCCAAAATAGCCATCAAGTTATCCGTGCAGGGCCCTTGCATATCAATTCCATTGTATAGATGGAGTAAAAAACCGATTTGTAACCAAGGCCACATGGGCGATGAATAGAAGTTTGACCGTCCAACCTGGTCTGACAGCCCAACCCGGTTTGACAGCCCAACCTGGTTGGGTCCAACGTGGTCCACACCTTGGCTAGCACCACTCACCCATATCCAACACGAGGCCGCATGTGCGGAGCATACACGTACTCAGATAGATAGCCGTAAATCTCTATCAGCAAGAGGATATCCTGCAACGTGCAGAAATTCTATAGAGCTACCACCTGAAGCATAAAATGAGACGTCAGCATCTCCTTAATCCAGCGCCTCTCCCAGTTCACTGCCCCTGTACTGCACAGAATCTTTTCATAGACATAATCCAAACCGACCAACATGACCGAAAAGTTCGTCCTCGATTATGTGGTTTCGCGAGTAACTTCTTGGAAGATGTGGGACGTATCTCGATGGCGCATCCATATTAGCAGTTTCATCGAGTTTATGGCCGTGATGATCGACGAGCCGATCTGTCCACCTTccgtcatttacaatttcctATACTACATGTATAAACGTGATCCAAGGTAGCTCCTATAACTCGGAAGTAACAACCTTTACTAACAGTTATCCTTCAAACCAGCCTGTTTACAGGAAACATACCGATAATGACGCTGTATCGGGGAGCGCCTGTGGAGTTTAGGACGGGATTTTATCCTATGCCCGTATTCTTTTGGATACGCGACGCAGGTCATAGTCGTGTAGAACCACCAACGGAACCCCTGGTCCAAGAAAGCGACGCTGTTCGAGAGCAAGTTCTCAACCTGCAGGAGACCGTCAAGGCCCTGAGAGGGGAGCTAGATGCGGCCAAAGGGGAGCTCAGCAAAACCACAAGGGAGCTCAATATGTACAAGGACGCCTTCGCCAATTACGTCAGGAGTATCCCAGGCTCGTCCTCGCATATCTCTGCTGAAGCGCGCATCAAGACGGAACATGTACATGACGAGGAGGGATTGGACGACAATCGGCGTGGGGTCAAAAGGCCCAGATGCGAGTAGAACATATATGCATAATACAAGTGAATCTTTTGTGATAAGGATAAACCTGAAAAGGTTGTATATTGTAGTGAAAGGGTTTAGCATAACGAATTGCCTCGAAATTAACGCACTGATTCTGGTTCAAACACCACACGAACGTACAGTTACCATTCCAAGAAATTATCCGGAAGAGTTTTCGGGAAATAAACGAGGCCGACGACGGTGAAGTTAGATTGCTAATGACCCCTTTCTACTGGAGAGTAGCTACAATGCGAATGCAAGAAGCAATAAACGAATAATAGAAACAAACATAGTAAATTACATATCAAAAAAGGAAAGCATACATGATCCACTTTACGAAAGACAATCGCGCTCGTACAAGCTCAATCCTGAACAATCAGACTATTCTCTTTCAGTAGCAAATCCGGCACAGAATCGTTCAAGCACTTTTCTAAATCTTCCATTAGTCGAGGGGCATCTTCCCCTGTACCATCGACCAGTATATGACATCCCGAGATCGTCAGCTTGGGAATGACGCGGTTTGTGACCAACTCGCGCAGCGCGGCGGCGGATATACTGCATCCTTGCAAATCGAGCGTATGCAGGTTCGGACACAGATACGCAGATCTGGTATTAGCGCTCTCGTTTCCTTCTTCATTTCCATTAACGTTAGATTGACCATCGGCGGTTGTTGAATTGTGAGCCATGGTCTCGAAGAATTCGTCTCCAATATTCAGCCCCTGCCATGTAAAGGAACGCAAATGCTGCAAACGAACCAACATTCGCGGTAGTTGGGCCGGATTGACGAATGTACTGAAATGGAGCTTATCGACTTTGGACCGAGCAAACAAGTCGGTTAGAGCCTCGCCCACTTCACCAGGGTCACGGGTATATCCTTCCAACTTGACGTAGAGCCCGGGCTCGGGAGCCAAGAGAGGAAGGAGTAAGCATATTCCTTGGGGTTCGACGTGCTCAAGCCCAAGGATCTGGAGGCTTTTCATTTTGATGGGAGCAAAATTAAGTCGAGTCCCGATTCGGAGAGTCATGCGCCTTAACCAGAGAGTACGAAGGGCGGGGCTCCCGTTAAGAATACCCACAAACTGTTCGACAGTTGGGCACACGCGGTCGCTGATTCGTGAAAGGCGTAGGTCGACAAGGTTTTTGAACGCGGGGCCGCTCCAGCTGAGATATGTACCGTCAAGATCGAGTGTACGCAAAGGTTCAAAAAACGCTTCACGCTGTTCTCGATGAAGCATTCCCGGAGGAAGTGCGTGGGGGGTATCGCCGTGTTTGGGAGGCCAAGGAATTGTTATCGCGAGTGAACGTAGGGATCTTGGTGCTCCTTCAGTCAGCCATCGTGCCAGCGCGGCGTGGACCTCGTCTACCGTGTTCAGGTTCAGATCCAGGGAATGGAAATGAGTCTCGTGTGatcgaagaagaggaaggatTCCCCAGGCGTCGATTATCTTGGCGGCTGAGCCAGTGGTATTGATGTTCACATACAATGGTGAGCCTCGTGAGCGCTCTAGCCATAACTTGGCCTTTGCAAACGGTGTATCGGTCCGAGCCCCACTTTCTCCGAGATCGATATGCGACCAAAGCTCTCGAGTGCGAACGGATAGGCGCCTCCAGTAGATGTTAACACTTGATATAACCGTCGCCATGTCGGGTCGCCGAAGACGGGCTGCGATCGCCTGATTTTCGCCCTCTTCCTTGAGCCTCTGAGCTAGTGCAGTGCGAGTTGTTCGGTCGGCTTCGACAGCACCAAGAAATATATCGGTCAGGACCTCGGGAGGAAGCAAGTTTACGGGAGAAAGGATGGAAGACCGATTTCGCAGCCCTTTCAAGGTTGCCCTCGCCTTCCATAGTCTCTGCTCGTCAATCGCCAGCGAAGTGAGCTCGGAATTGATGGCGACAAAAGTCTCCTCGAGAGCACATTCGTCCAAGAATGATGTAGACGAGCGTTTGCAGTCTGCCTCGATTGCCTCACAGGCCGTAACGTAATTTTGTGTTGCCCTCTGAAGTGCGAATCGTGCGATGGTCCATTGCTCGAGGATCCTAGTCCGTTGAAGCGTCTCAGTTCGATCGGTCGCCTCTGATGGTGCAATCGATGAGGTTGGCCTGTAGCTTGAAGACGGGCGTGGACTGCCTCCGCGAAGCTATATCATTCCGTAAAGCTGTTGATTGAGGTTACAAGCAGTAACACGTGTCTCACTTACCTGCAACATTGCCAGCAGTTAGTATTTTGAGTATTTTTGACCGTAGAATATGAGAAGCTGGATAAATAGATCCAGGCGTGAGTCGCTCCCAAATATGAGAATACCAGACAATCATTTCGATTTAAATGGCTGAGAGGCGTCGGGTACCCACCTTATAAATGATGCCTAC
This window harbors:
- a CDS encoding Transposable element Tcb2 transposase; translation: MRSFYSSNSKAGCPRVLKHADVQFAMLQMACTWGSSVAKIQREYFPEVSADTVQHCLRKLGIYAYACRRVPFLNSCHQRGRLAWATDHAAWLERDWRRVIFSDESKFNLFGSDGRCYVWRRQGQEYNPHYTQKMVKHGGGSVMVWGCITRNGPGRLHLIEGHMTACVYTQILEEELLGTLANYHLSKRSVLFQHDNNPKHTAKHTTKWLANKSLLTFPWPSNSPNMNIIEHVWDYLDCQVHLRSPPPQNTKELYTMLKEEWNCIPMDFINQLYDSMPCRLDELIVAKGGNTHY
- a CDS encoding FtsJ-like methyltransferase, coding for MPAYTPPHLRASQEDGSSRYLASPTPDRSRLPQGEFEDTRTMGPALHYFYTNSSAFQRCRQMKRRYGDNDAVNQKFAQNRERSRNDDQNLAPMFRDQFYTAFSDMVEDLGGPECLLVPNPTTGAARFVRRFADLGCAPGGFAQYLLTTFPQCTGVGVTHPDGYTMTYQGWTNGMQQRFPVYFADLTSTPGDLAARILPDAELPITPPDSPSRQAGRSHMNRPGNNLCDVVIAGAILCNDRTRQGQPVERAARPLLAFSQLRMALTMLAPGGTLILVSSANPNVFCLEILALIRRLFASEVRSTKGRKLHEIRSAYYIVGQGYKGANADVLRQLDEAIRTLKRRGAMGGASDWVSEDDDDVAYTGEAIGSCVAPTPISLLLHPHLTEIDILRSDGPWLLKHYEPLWVRQADALERALARVSKSAPGDTSPAADRRSWRRSGAFELDASASKNVSQSQPRSRTSVRVTDEQYAAMVHSFETGLSVGASSQGSRSRRPRAEERWM
- a CDS encoding cytochrome P450 family protein, giving the protein MRTFQHLVSTSYLFLLALCTVEPFSPDSEALFSSGNSRNELWHNETETSSLINQWPDARIHRFLALRGSWEESRMNAELPRNELVNMAEKDLLRPIITSPTSPDLALFTESQCSQLTVDQIVHWAARHSGYRVNSHGANVFDAPPTLVRSKEKRIAAVKLCEKLYRERVYGDKMLPQRDLSELNGNNQVYVGPEETDIAAQRLFSAQIAEAEAAPHIFEPDINPALDRAAKHSIHDLRALLDVFGVQWDDGETHEILTERAKAHTRLWIGQRPKPSKVPLPPSLPSEWLIGHLRSMPPGSDHTYFAKLGKDLGSDIISFTIMGQTTVVLNSAAAANDLLEKRSLIYSDRPSIMFITDEWLVDWRHAVSMCPYGPRHRTYRKMMNKFISKSAATAYHLYQEAEMRAFLKRLLVSTERLEDDFRQVSGAIIMRATYGYRVRSADNHFVTLAATTNANLMRAGLQSNSIVNVIPILKYLPPWFPGAQWKRDALEWRGQKDIMINETFNWTKRQVREGRADSSIVQTLLEDIPESGMSVEDAEDHIKHIAGTMFPAGSETTVASFMIFILAMTLYPEVQQKGQEEIDRVIGTDRLPTMKDQDSLPYVNAIIEEIIRWQPVTPLGMPHRTVQDDIYKGYLIPKGATVLGNVWAITRDPEVYPDPESFNPDRFYQKATSPAPGFGWGRRICPGQYIAEASLFIAVASMLAAFTIKKARDENGREITPTTKAKESSLVYHPAPFKCDIQPRSAHYSALVSALPV
- a CDS encoding F-box-like protein, which codes for MLQLRGGSPRPSSSYRPTSSIAPSEATDRTETLQRTRILEQWTIARFALQRATQNYVTACEAIEADCKRSSTSFLDECALEETFVAINSELTSLAIDEQRLWKARATLKGLRNRSSILSPVNLLPPEVLTDIFLGAVEADRTTRTALAQRLKEEGENQAIAARLRRPDMATVISSVNIYWRRLSVRTRELWSHIDLGESGARTDTPFAKAKLWLERSRGSPLYVNINTTGSAAKIIDAWGILPLLRSHETHFHSLDLNLNTVDEVHAALARWLTEGAPRSLRSLAITIPWPPKHGDTPHALPPGMLHREQREAFFEPLRTLDLDGTYLSWSGPAFKNLVDLRLSRISDRVCPTVEQFVGILNGSPALRTLWLRRMTLRIGTRLNFAPIKMKSLQILGLEHVEPQGICLLLPLLAPEPGLYVKLEGYTRDPGEVGEALTDLFARSKVDKLHFSTFVNPAQLPRMLVRLQHLRSFTWQGLNIGDEFFETMAHNSTTADGQSNVNGNEEGNESANTRSAYLCPNLHTLDLQGCSISAAALRELVTNRVIPKLTISGCHILVDGTGEDAPRLMEDLEKCLNDSVPDLLLKENSLIVQD